The Leptospira stimsonii genome includes the window CCGAACAACCGTCACCGTTTGCATCGACGAAGCTCAAGAAAATACCGAACTGATCTCCGGCAGATTCTCCTGAGAATGTCGTATTCGCAGTACCACCGCTCTGAAGATTTTGGGTCGAAATTCCTATCGAACCCGAAGAAAGAAAGAGAAACGAATTTCCTTGTCCAATACCGTATGCGCCGATCAGTGCGTCCGAAAACCCATCCCCATTGGAATCTCCCAGAGAAACGGAAATTCCAAAAAAACTTCCAGGCGCTTGCCCCGTTAAAATAGTATTCGCAGTTCCGGACGCGGATAGATCCTGACTGGGAATTCCAAAATCGCCATTCGAATGAAAAATATAGGCTCGTCCTTGGTTACCCGAATAGGAGCGGGCTCCGATCAAAGCGTCTTGAAAACCGTCGGCATTGACGTCTCCCATAGAAACGGATATTCCAAACTGGCTGGAAGCTTCTCCGATCAAAAGGGTATTCACAAAGCCGCCCGAAGAAAGATCTTGGCCTAAGATTCCGCCGAACCCGTTCGAATGGAATAGAAAGGATCGGGAAATTCCATCGGCCCCGACCAAAAGATCCGCAAATCCGTCCCCGTTCGAATCTCCGGTTGCAACCGATATTCCAAATCTTGCGTTCACTAGAGGACCAACGAGCGTGGTTTTGGCTAATGAAAGTCCTCCAGTCGGAACTCCGGATATTCCGGAAGAATAAAAAACATCCACTCTTCCCGAAGACGTCGAATAGCCGTAGGAGCCGACAATGACATCCTCAAATCCGTCTCCGTTTACGTCGCCAAGTGCCAACGCTCCGCCAAAAAACATGATCGAGCCGGCATTAAGAGTCGAATTTGGTGAAGCTGAGTTCGGAATTCCGTCCCCGCCTAACGAATGATAGATAAAAACGGAATCCACTCCCGAGCCAGGCGCTCCGACAACCGCGTCCGCATAACCGTCTCCGTTCACGTCACCCAATGCGACTGCCCATCCGAATTGACCAGAAGGAACCCCCACAATACTTGTGTTAGCCGAAGTAGCATTTTGAGAAACGATTCCTTGTGCACTCCCATGAAATAGATAAGCTTTACCGGTTCCTCCCCCGAATTGATTTGCGCCTACGATTACGTCCGGGTAACCGTCTC containing:
- a CDS encoding FG-GAP-like repeat-containing protein encodes the protein MRSFQRNTIILFYVLLCSGCARIQSLNPGDVSSSPYYENLIVQCLLGQTLNCLSPSIRNVRDLGVIHSGFLIGNTAPFASTVEVSLDGGFFQGAVVVGNTWSFPLPTGIYSWKQNSLHKVSVRSAPLAAQNTILIRKGNNHDVNGDGYPDVIVGANQFGGGTGKAYLFHGSAQGIVSQNATSANTSIVGVPSGQFGWAVALGDVNGDGYADAVVGAPGSGVDSVFIYHSLGGDGIPNSASPNSTLNAGSIMFFGGALALGDVNGDGFEDVIVGSYGYSTSSGRVDVFYSSGISGVPTGGLSLAKTTLVGPLVNARFGISVATGDSNGDGFADLLVGADGISRSFLFHSNGFGGILGQDLSSGGFVNTLLIGEASSQFGISVSMGDVNADGFQDALIGARSYSGNQGRAYIFHSNGDFGIPSQDLSASGTANTILTGQAPGSFFGISVSLGDSNGDGFSDALIGAYGIGQGNSFLFLSSGSIGISTQNLQSGGTANTTFSGESAGDQFGIFLSFVDANGDGCSDTSIGAYGYSGGGNTGRTYLFYGSSSGIFSGAALTANSILTGEPASQFGYSLAWNWTNSFMFFAKENFHERTRFFFRREESDSQFEILSS